A genomic region of Deltaproteobacteria bacterium HGW-Deltaproteobacteria-18 contains the following coding sequences:
- a CDS encoding AmmeMemoRadiSam system protein A translates to MNTFELFLTAEEKRFCKDLVVWVIRDHLGLASEPRPILESRTLGEELGAFVTLKREGRLRGCIGNIVGNGPLVATIERMAGAAAFEDPRFPPLTAEELADLDIEVSVMGPLTPCPDPELVEVGRHGLYIRKSMHSGLLLPQVATEWGWDRETFLDQTCVKAGLPKGSWRKPKTEIWWFEAVIF, encoded by the coding sequence ATGAATACATTCGAGCTGTTTCTGACCGCTGAGGAGAAGCGTTTCTGCAAGGACCTCGTGGTCTGGGTCATCCGGGATCATCTCGGCCTGGCATCCGAACCGCGGCCGATTCTCGAGTCCAGGACCTTGGGCGAGGAATTGGGCGCTTTTGTGACTTTGAAGCGCGAGGGACGCCTGCGCGGCTGCATCGGCAACATCGTCGGCAACGGTCCGCTGGTCGCCACCATCGAGCGCATGGCCGGTGCGGCGGCCTTCGAAGATCCGCGGTTCCCTCCCCTTACGGCAGAGGAGCTTGCCGATCTGGACATCGAAGTTTCGGTCATGGGACCGCTGACTCCCTGCCCCGACCCGGAGCTGGTCGAGGTAGGACGGCACGGGCTCTATATCCGCAAATCCATGCATTCCGGCCTGCTGTTGCCGCAGGTGGCCACGGAGTGGGGCTGGGACCGGGAAACCTTTCTCGACCAGACCTGTGTCAAGGCCGGGCTGCCCAAAGGCTCCTGGCGCAAACCCAAGACGGAGATCTGGTGGTTTGAAGCCGTCATTTTTTAA
- a CDS encoding peptidylprolyl isomerase A codes for MSLTTNKGIIVIELDEARAPISAQNFLTYVNEGFYDGTVFHRVIKGFMIQGGGMDTAMNQKRGHAPIKNEADNGLKNDKYTVAMARTGEVDSATSQFFINTADNTFLNHGTRDFGYAVFGRIVAGKRVVDLIEAVNTGSKGMHGDVPVEPVIIEKAELMQ; via the coding sequence GTGTCCCTGACCACCAATAAGGGCATCATCGTCATTGAACTCGACGAGGCCAGGGCCCCGATCTCGGCACAGAATTTTTTGACCTATGTGAACGAGGGCTTTTATGACGGGACGGTATTTCACCGCGTCATCAAGGGGTTCATGATCCAGGGCGGCGGCATGGATACGGCCATGAACCAGAAGCGCGGCCACGCACCCATCAAGAACGAGGCCGACAACGGGCTCAAAAACGACAAGTACACAGTCGCCATGGCCCGCACGGGCGAGGTTGATTCCGCCACGTCCCAGTTTTTCATCAACACGGCGGACAACACATTCCTGAATCACGGTACACGTGATTTCGGGTACGCCGTTTTCGGCAGGATCGTCGCGGGCAAACGCGTGGTGGACCTGATCGAGGCCGTGAACACGGGCTCCAAAGGCATGCACGGTGATGTTCCGGTCGAGCCTGTCATCATTGAAAAGGCTGAATTGATGCAGTAA
- a CDS encoding C4-dicarboxylate ABC transporter permease, whose product MEYVLLFVFLGLTALGVPVAFALCLAAATVLHFFMNMPLVMVSQMMYSGIDSFSFMAVPFFMLAGSFMSAGGVTGRLVNFSQALVGSFTGGLAQAVAVSGMFFAAISGSSAATTAALGSTMVNEMEKKGYTREWATGIVAAGGTVGIVIPPSITLVVYGVIADTSIGDLFVGGFLPGILMGLSMMLVSWYLAKKRGLKPEGTFSTSALWTSFKDSFFALMTPVIIIGGIYGGIFTPTEAAAVAAVYGILVGLFIYKELKFRDFPKIIFQAVIGTTIIMFLVGAANVFGWLLTNLQIPHHVGAFVASLTSSPVLFLLAMNVLLLFIGTMVNASAAVVILTPIFLPVAKSLGIDPLFFGVLMVCNLAIGCITPPVGLDLFVASAITKVPLEKVMKAAVPYLLALLVTLLILTLFPIITTILPSLLR is encoded by the coding sequence ATGGAATACGTACTTCTCTTCGTCTTTCTGGGCCTGACCGCCCTTGGCGTGCCCGTGGCCTTTGCCCTGTGTCTGGCCGCCGCCACCGTCCTGCATTTTTTCATGAACATGCCCCTCGTCATGGTTTCCCAGATGATGTACTCGGGCATCGACTCGTTTTCCTTCATGGCCGTGCCCTTTTTCATGCTCGCCGGATCGTTCATGTCCGCAGGCGGCGTGACCGGCAGGCTGGTCAACTTCTCCCAGGCCCTGGTCGGTTCCTTCACCGGCGGACTGGCCCAGGCCGTGGCCGTTTCGGGCATGTTCTTCGCCGCCATCTCCGGGTCGTCAGCCGCCACCACTGCCGCGCTGGGCTCGACCATGGTCAACGAGATGGAGAAAAAGGGCTACACGCGCGAATGGGCCACGGGCATCGTCGCCGCCGGCGGCACCGTGGGCATCGTCATTCCGCCATCCATCACCCTGGTCGTGTACGGCGTCATCGCCGACACCTCCATCGGCGACCTGTTCGTGGGCGGCTTTTTGCCTGGCATCCTCATGGGCCTGTCCATGATGCTGGTGAGCTGGTATCTGGCCAAGAAACGCGGGCTGAAGCCCGAGGGCACATTCTCCACCTCGGCGCTGTGGACGTCCTTCAAGGACTCCTTTTTCGCCCTCATGACCCCGGTCATCATCATCGGCGGCATCTACGGCGGCATCTTCACCCCTACCGAGGCCGCGGCAGTGGCCGCCGTCTACGGCATCCTGGTGGGCCTTTTCATCTACAAGGAACTCAAGTTCAGGGACTTCCCCAAGATCATCTTCCAGGCCGTCATCGGCACGACCATCATCATGTTCCTGGTGGGCGCGGCCAACGTCTTCGGCTGGCTCCTGACCAACCTGCAGATCCCCCACCATGTCGGCGCCTTCGTGGCCAGCCTGACCTCGTCCCCGGTCCTTTTCCTGCTGGCCATGAACGTGCTGCTGCTGTTCATCGGAACCATGGTCAACGCCTCGGCCGCCGTGGTCATCCTCACGCCCATCTTCCTGCCTGTGGCCAAGAGCCTCGGAATCGACCCGCTCTTCTTCGGCGTGCTCATGGTCTGCAACCTGGCCATCGGCTGCATCACCCCGCCGGTGGGCCTGGACCTCTTCGTGGCCAGCGCCATCACCAAGGTGCCCCTTGAAAAGGTCATGAAGGCCGCCGTGCCCTACCTGCTCGCGCTGCTGGTCACGCTGCTGATCCTGACCCTGTTCCCGATCATCACCACCATCCTGCCCAGCCTGCTGCGCTAG
- a CDS encoding TRAP transporter small permease: MDKLLKGVRSVLYGFSVVAMSIMLLIIFAQVVTRYMFGYTPEWSEELARFLFVWVVFLGSALIMGETGHLAVQFLPDKFKGTRFGTFLDIIINACGYVFIILLLTQGWKMTSIMTFQRAPGLDIPMSWVYVIIPVSCVLMLMYLFRETLRIVRDISKSRARQEG, encoded by the coding sequence ATGGACAAGCTCCTCAAGGGCGTGCGCTCGGTACTGTACGGATTTTCCGTCGTCGCCATGTCGATCATGCTCCTGATCATCTTTGCCCAGGTCGTGACCCGCTACATGTTCGGATATACCCCTGAATGGTCCGAGGAGCTGGCACGTTTCCTCTTTGTCTGGGTCGTTTTCCTGGGCTCGGCGCTGATCATGGGAGAAACCGGACATCTGGCCGTGCAGTTTCTGCCGGACAAATTCAAGGGCACCCGTTTCGGCACCTTTCTGGACATCATCATCAACGCCTGCGGATACGTGTTCATCATCCTGCTCCTGACCCAGGGCTGGAAAATGACCTCCATCATGACCTTCCAGCGCGCGCCGGGTCTCGATATCCCCATGAGTTGGGTCTATGTCATCATCCCCGTCAGCTGCGTGCTCATGCTCATGTACCTGTTCAGGGAGACCCTGCGCATCGTCAGGGACATTTCCAAATCTCGCGCCAGGCAGGAGGGATAG
- a CDS encoding C4-dicarboxylate ABC transporter substrate-binding protein, giving the protein MKRFFMCAVIVIAVALTIPAFAKTVLKLGHIAEVSHPYAKGADHFAKLVAEKSGGEMEVQVFPSSQLGSQKDMTEGLIYGTIDMVLTGTADLGQFQPKMSLFDLPFLFKDRAHAYKALDTVGMELGKELEPRGLKLLGYMENGIRHLTNNVRPVATPADMAGLKIRVMSNKIYIETIKSLGGSPTPMAFGELYSAMQQGTVDGQENPSAHIYTKRFFEVQKYASMTAHAYAPEPVLISMITWSKLNDAEKAIIQEAATEAVAWQRELSTQQDNEYWDKIKATGKIEVIEVDRAPFMEATQPVWKEFAPTVGQDNIDKVLALGK; this is encoded by the coding sequence ATGAAACGTTTCTTCATGTGTGCAGTCATTGTGATCGCCGTAGCCCTGACCATCCCGGCCTTTGCCAAAACAGTGCTCAAGCTCGGCCATATCGCCGAAGTCAGCCATCCCTACGCCAAGGGCGCCGACCATTTCGCCAAGCTGGTCGCGGAAAAATCCGGCGGGGAAATGGAAGTCCAGGTCTTCCCGTCCTCCCAGCTCGGCAGCCAGAAGGACATGACCGAAGGCCTCATCTACGGCACCATCGACATGGTCCTGACCGGCACCGCCGACCTGGGGCAGTTCCAGCCCAAGATGTCCCTTTTCGACCTGCCCTTCCTGTTCAAGGACCGCGCCCATGCCTACAAGGCCCTGGACACCGTGGGCATGGAACTGGGCAAGGAGCTTGAGCCCCGTGGCCTGAAGCTGCTGGGCTACATGGAGAACGGCATCCGCCACTTGACCAACAACGTCCGTCCCGTGGCCACTCCGGCCGACATGGCCGGTCTCAAGATCCGCGTCATGTCCAACAAGATCTACATCGAGACCATCAAGTCCCTGGGCGGCTCCCCCACGCCCATGGCATTTGGCGAACTCTATTCCGCCATGCAGCAGGGCACTGTCGACGGACAGGAAAACCCCAGTGCCCACATCTACACCAAACGCTTCTTTGAAGTGCAGAAGTACGCATCCATGACCGCCCACGCCTACGCCCCGGAACCGGTACTCATCTCCATGATCACCTGGAGCAAGCTCAACGACGCCGAAAAGGCCATCATCCAGGAAGCCGCCACCGAGGCCGTCGCCTGGCAGCGCGAACTCTCCACCCAGCAGGACAACGAGTACTGGGACAAGATCAAGGCCACAGGCAAGATCGAGGTCATCGAAGTCGACCGCGCTCCGTTCATGGAAGCGACCCAGCCCGTGTGGAAGGAATTCGCCCCCACAGTCGGGCAGGACAACATCGACAAGGTGCTGGCCCTCGGCAAATAG
- a CDS encoding two-component system response regulator — protein sequence MITRVLIVEDDVRIADLHRRFTERVQGCEVVGIAHRLADARDMAEALEPHLILLDLYFPEGPGTDLLREIRAKNLEIDVILITAAREIGTLKEALRGGVFDYLIKPVSAERFHECLTKFCAYRERLGLGSAIEQRDVDTLLHPGNPCPPMGSGCLPKGIDGLTLAKVRSVFEQPEPAGRSAEDVAELIGISRSTARRYLEFLISEGTLYADVVYGSVGRPERRYFGR from the coding sequence ATGATTACCAGAGTACTTATTGTCGAAGATGACGTACGCATCGCGGATCTGCACCGCCGCTTCACCGAACGGGTCCAGGGCTGCGAGGTCGTCGGCATCGCCCATCGCCTGGCTGACGCGCGGGACATGGCCGAGGCCCTGGAACCGCATCTCATCCTGCTGGACCTCTATTTTCCCGAAGGCCCGGGCACGGATCTCCTGCGCGAAATCCGGGCCAAAAACCTGGAGATCGACGTCATCCTGATCACCGCCGCGCGCGAGATCGGGACCTTGAAAGAGGCCCTGCGCGGCGGAGTTTTCGACTATCTGATAAAGCCCGTCTCCGCCGAACGCTTCCATGAATGCCTGACAAAATTCTGTGCCTACCGTGAGCGCCTGGGCCTTGGAAGCGCCATCGAACAACGCGACGTGGACACGCTGCTGCATCCGGGCAATCCCTGTCCGCCCATGGGCAGCGGCTGCCTGCCCAAAGGCATCGACGGGCTTACCCTGGCCAAGGTCCGCAGCGTTTTCGAGCAACCCGAACCTGCCGGACGCAGCGCGGAGGATGTGGCCGAACTGATTGGCATCAGCCGATCGACAGCGCGCAGGTATCTTGAATTCCTCATCTCCGAAGGTACGCTCTACGCCGATGTGGTCTACGGCAGTGTAGGCAGGCCCGAGCGCCGCTATTTCGGCCGCTAA
- a CDS encoding sensor histidine kinase: MRPWLHIISRLRPATIQAHLIHMVLALVVIQIAVSWHVISGLTEEMLHEQIGQTALQTARTIAQIPRIRQALLEGDPQGEIQTLAENIRTQTGASFVVIGDSAQKRYSHPVPERIGQTFVGGDTGPALLEGKSYVSEAVGTLGRSLRGMTPILDEDNAIIGFVSVGYLSESIHQSISAHLDKPLMYILGMSVVGILSAVVIAGRLKKLTLGLEPSEITNLYLERVAVLQTIREGVLAIDHHGNIRMANQAARRYAGLSLDEHFAGKPASAIIPEAGLGHALHTGLSEFDQERTVNGQELIFNIVPVFQNQKIQGVVASFRRKDELDLLAAELSRVQEYSELLRVQTHEYSNKLHTIAGLIQIEAYREALELVVTESTGYEEFIRFLGESVPHPVIAAIILGKYNRAKELRINFAIDRDSTMADVPKWIRQEKIVTIVGNLLDNAFDAVMKQPQHLRMVEMSFTDLGNDIVFEIEDAGPGVPVDQYERIFEKGVSSKGRGRRGVGLYLVRQRLDELGGQVMVSRGSLDGALFTVVIPKEQA, encoded by the coding sequence ATGCGACCCTGGCTCCACATAATCAGCCGTCTGCGGCCCGCCACCATCCAGGCACACCTGATCCACATGGTGCTGGCGCTGGTCGTCATCCAGATCGCCGTCAGCTGGCACGTCATCTCCGGACTGACCGAGGAGATGCTGCACGAGCAAATCGGCCAGACGGCCCTGCAGACGGCCAGAACCATCGCCCAGATTCCGCGCATCCGGCAGGCGCTGCTTGAAGGCGACCCGCAAGGGGAAATTCAGACTCTGGCCGAGAACATCCGCACCCAGACCGGCGCATCCTTCGTGGTCATCGGCGACAGCGCCCAGAAGCGCTATTCGCACCCGGTGCCCGAACGCATAGGCCAAACCTTTGTCGGGGGAGACACGGGACCGGCCCTGCTGGAAGGCAAGTCCTATGTCTCCGAAGCCGTGGGCACCCTGGGCAGATCCCTGCGCGGAATGACCCCTATCCTGGACGAGGACAATGCCATCATCGGCTTCGTATCCGTCGGCTATCTTTCCGAAAGCATTCATCAATCCATCTCTGCACATCTGGACAAGCCGCTCATGTACATCCTCGGCATGAGCGTGGTCGGCATCCTCAGCGCCGTGGTCATCGCCGGTCGGCTCAAGAAGCTGACCCTGGGGCTTGAGCCTTCGGAAATCACCAACCTTTATCTGGAACGCGTCGCGGTCCTGCAAACGATCCGCGAGGGAGTCCTGGCCATTGACCATCACGGAAACATCCGCATGGCCAACCAGGCTGCCCGGCGTTACGCGGGTCTGAGCCTCGACGAACACTTTGCAGGCAAGCCCGCATCCGCCATCATCCCGGAAGCGGGACTTGGACATGCCCTGCACACGGGACTCTCCGAGTTTGACCAGGAACGGACTGTCAATGGCCAGGAACTCATCTTCAACATCGTACCCGTCTTCCAGAACCAGAAAATTCAGGGCGTCGTAGCCAGTTTCAGGCGCAAGGACGAGCTTGACCTCCTGGCGGCGGAGCTCTCAAGAGTGCAGGAATACTCCGAACTGCTGCGCGTTCAGACCCACGAATATTCGAACAAGCTGCATACCATCGCCGGGCTGATCCAGATCGAAGCCTACCGCGAAGCCCTGGAACTGGTAGTCACCGAATCCACGGGCTACGAGGAATTCATACGCTTCCTCGGTGAATCCGTCCCTCATCCGGTCATTGCCGCCATCATCCTCGGCAAGTACAACAGGGCCAAGGAGCTGCGGATCAATTTCGCCATCGACCGGGACAGCACCATGGCCGACGTGCCCAAATGGATTCGCCAGGAAAAAATCGTGACCATTGTCGGCAACCTCCTGGACAACGCCTTCGACGCCGTCATGAAGCAGCCGCAGCACCTGCGCATGGTCGAAATGTCCTTCACGGATCTTGGCAACGACATCGTTTTCGAGATCGAGGATGCCGGACCGGGAGTTCCCGTGGACCAGTACGAGCGGATTTTCGAGAAAGGGGTTTCATCCAAAGGCCGGGGACGGCGCGGAGTCGGACTGTATCTGGTCCGTCAGCGTTTGGACGAGCTTGGCGGCCAGGTCATGGTCAGCCGCGGCAGCCTGGACGGTGCCCTTTTTACCGTGGTCATTCCCAAGGAGCAGGCATGA
- a CDS encoding DUF2177 domain-containing protein, with the protein MNPFFWFKLYLFTIPVFFAIDMVWLGFVARNFYKTNLSHLLSPEVNWPAAFIFYFIYIAGILLFAVRPGLEAQSLARACMFGALFGFFTYATYDLTNLATLRDWPVLVVVVDIAWGTILCTLVAGGSYLIGVRLS; encoded by the coding sequence ATGAATCCGTTTTTTTGGTTCAAACTCTATCTTTTCACCATCCCTGTCTTTTTCGCCATCGACATGGTCTGGCTGGGTTTCGTGGCCAGAAATTTTTACAAGACCAACTTGAGCCACCTTCTGAGCCCCGAGGTCAATTGGCCTGCCGCGTTCATTTTTTATTTCATTTACATCGCGGGAATCCTTCTTTTTGCCGTCCGTCCCGGCCTGGAAGCGCAGTCTCTGGCCCGGGCCTGCATGTTTGGGGCGCTCTTCGGTTTTTTCACCTATGCGACGTATGATCTGACCAACCTTGCGACCTTGCGGGACTGGCCGGTTTTGGTCGTGGTGGTCGACATAGCCTGGGGCACGATCCTGTGCACCCTGGTCGCCGGAGGCAGTTATCTCATCGGGGTGCGGCTGAGCTAA
- a CDS encoding steroid 5-alpha reductase, which translates to MTVVLLGAAVALFLTMNTMFVIGTRAHDNSLIDIAYGPAFVLACLGGWLAGGMEMHFRPLLMFGLLCLWAVRLAVHIGVRHRGRGEDFRYRNFREQWGEAFVWRSFLQIYMLQGLVVFLVAMPVLMTMAKPGPGLVWTDLLGVFLFAVGFFFEAVGDWQLTRFKRSPAAKGRIMTTGLWRYTRHPNYFGEAVLWWGFFFLGLGSAYGWYGLVSPVLIGFLLLKVSGIPMLEEKYKGQPEFEAYKNATSAFFPWPPRSMKTRPSGDDSEFA; encoded by the coding sequence ATGACAGTCGTATTGCTTGGTGCAGCCGTGGCGCTGTTTTTGACCATGAACACAATGTTCGTCATCGGGACAAGAGCTCACGACAACAGTCTCATCGACATCGCCTATGGCCCGGCCTTTGTGCTGGCCTGTCTTGGGGGCTGGCTCGCAGGGGGGATGGAAATGCATTTCAGGCCGCTGCTCATGTTTGGCCTGCTTTGTCTTTGGGCCGTGCGGCTGGCGGTGCACATAGGCGTGCGTCATCGGGGGCGCGGCGAGGATTTCCGCTACAGAAATTTTCGCGAACAGTGGGGAGAGGCCTTTGTCTGGCGCAGTTTCCTGCAGATCTACATGCTGCAGGGGCTGGTCGTGTTTCTGGTCGCCATGCCCGTTCTTATGACCATGGCCAAACCCGGCCCCGGACTTGTCTGGACCGATCTTTTGGGCGTGTTCCTTTTTGCGGTGGGCTTTTTCTTCGAGGCGGTGGGCGACTGGCAACTGACCCGTTTCAAAAGGAGCCCGGCCGCCAAGGGCAGAATTATGACCACGGGCCTGTGGCGTTACACCCGTCATCCCAATTATTTTGGCGAAGCCGTGCTGTGGTGGGGCTTTTTTTTCCTGGGCCTTGGTTCCGCGTACGGCTGGTATGGTCTGGTCAGCCCCGTGCTCATCGGGTTTTTGCTGCTTAAAGTCTCAGGCATTCCCATGCTGGAGGAGAAGTACAAGGGGCAACCTGAGTTCGAGGCCTATAAAAATGCCACCAGCGCCTTTTTTCCCTGGCCTCCGCGTTCCATGAAAACCCGCCCAAGCGGCGACGATTCGGAGTTTGCATGA
- a CDS encoding amine oxidase, with translation MNTERANTQKTVAVIGGGVAGIVAAHLLQDSRAVTIFEKENYLGGHTHTVSVPDGPDEGTPVDTGFIVFNEATYPLFIKFLEELEVPSRETQMSFGFHCERTGLTYAGTDLAGLFAQRSNWFSVRYYRFLFEVARFCHQGKADLQDGQELGTLDDYVRRRGFSPFMVENYLLPMAAAIWSTPAGQVGQFPALSFLRFFNNHGLLSLLDRPSWRTVSGGSCSYVRAFLRRFRGEVRLEAPIEEIRRTSSGVSVKVAGEEPRIFDDVFIAAHADQALRLLGDPSPDETRLLGAWRYEENMTVLHTDVSVLPPKPTAWACWNFRREAEEGARVFVTYAMNLLQGLAARKQYLVTLNRPTPHDEAKILASLVYHHPVYTRESMETQGSLASLNGHRNTYFCGSYFGFGFHEDAVRSSHEAVRKFRREE, from the coding sequence ATGAATACAGAAAGGGCGAACACCCAAAAGACGGTAGCCGTAATCGGCGGAGGCGTGGCCGGTATCGTGGCTGCGCATCTCCTGCAGGACAGCCGCGCAGTGACCATCTTCGAGAAGGAAAATTATCTGGGCGGTCACACCCACACCGTCTCGGTTCCGGACGGCCCGGACGAAGGGACGCCAGTTGACACGGGTTTCATCGTCTTCAACGAGGCCACCTATCCTCTGTTCATCAAATTTCTGGAAGAGCTTGAAGTCCCGTCCAGGGAAACGCAGATGTCGTTTGGATTTCATTGCGAGCGCACCGGACTTACCTATGCCGGGACGGACCTGGCCGGTCTTTTCGCCCAGCGCTCCAATTGGTTTTCGGTGCGCTACTACCGTTTTCTGTTCGAGGTTGCCCGTTTTTGCCATCAGGGCAAGGCGGATCTGCAGGACGGGCAGGAGCTTGGCACTCTTGATGATTACGTACGTCGCCGCGGCTTTTCGCCCTTCATGGTCGAGAACTATCTTCTGCCCATGGCTGCGGCCATCTGGTCGACTCCGGCCGGGCAGGTGGGGCAGTTCCCGGCCCTGTCCTTTCTGCGATTTTTCAACAATCACGGACTCCTCTCCCTCCTTGACCGTCCGAGTTGGAGAACTGTTTCAGGCGGTAGCTGCAGCTACGTCCGGGCATTTCTGCGCCGTTTTCGCGGGGAGGTGAGGCTTGAAGCGCCCATTGAGGAGATCCGACGTACGTCTTCCGGGGTCAGCGTGAAGGTTGCCGGCGAGGAACCGCGCATTTTTGATGACGTGTTCATCGCGGCCCATGCCGATCAGGCCCTGCGTCTCTTGGGCGACCCTTCGCCGGATGAGACGCGGCTTCTCGGCGCCTGGCGTTACGAGGAAAACATGACCGTCCTGCACACCGATGTCTCGGTGTTGCCGCCCAAGCCCACGGCCTGGGCCTGCTGGAATTTTCGGAGGGAGGCCGAGGAAGGCGCGCGGGTTTTTGTCACCTATGCCATGAATCTTCTGCAGGGCCTGGCCGCAAGAAAGCAGTATCTGGTCACCCTCAATCGACCGACTCCCCATGACGAGGCCAAGATCCTGGCCAGCCTCGTTTACCATCATCCGGTGTACACCAGGGAATCCATGGAAACGCAGGGCTCTCTTGCGTCTTTGAACGGGCACCGGAACACGTATTTCTGCGGCAGCTATTTTGGATTCGGATTTCACGAAGACGCGGTTCGCTCCAGTCACGAGGCCGTGCGTAAATTCAGGAGGGAGGAATGA
- a CDS encoding DUF1365 domain-containing protein, with protein MNSRIYVGTLSHERTHEVKHGFDYDLHLYALDIDELDQLERDTIWFGHNRLRPLALHDRDYLHHGDAGLRDKVLRALRESGVDLVPSRIVLITALRQFHYIFNPASFFYCYDASDRLACVLVQVNNTFGETHLYVLTPGGEQRSFGAGKAFHVSPFFPRRGRYEFMFSEPGEELAVSITYFLDEQPALKASFTGVAQLMTGRNLARMLIRHPLRAVLTVPRIVAQAARLYFHRKLAVHPKPEPVSSMTIRQAPPTMLDKLGKWALGRFLRQLDHGQLTLGLPDGGEEVFGLPGTKPTAELVVHRPRFFSRVMLAGDIGFGEAYVDGDWSSPGLVRLLCLLAQREDVLNDRRFWPALAGRALNFVTHLRRPNTVAGSRRNIGEHYDLGNDFYRLFLDSTMSYSGGIFKDVEDSLEDSQLAKMHAIIDMAGLGPDDEVLEIGCGWGGFALEAVRRTGCRVTGITISKEQFEWATRRVQEEGMEKSISILLTDYRHVQGSFSAIVSIEMLEAVGHRNLPLYFQTLDRLLAADGRAVLQVITMPDQKYQAYRLGADWIRKHIFPGGHLPSVGAMSRAMGTRSRLGITRMDDIGLHYARTLELWRLALISRGEEAMKLGFDRRFLRKWEYYFSYCEAGFRSRTVRNYQLLLSRMGESNGVCRT; from the coding sequence ATGAATTCGCGGATTTATGTCGGAACTCTGAGCCATGAGCGTACTCATGAGGTTAAGCATGGCTTTGATTACGATCTGCATCTGTATGCTTTGGATATTGACGAACTTGATCAATTGGAGCGCGATACCATCTGGTTCGGACACAACCGGCTGCGTCCCCTGGCACTGCATGATCGCGACTATCTGCATCACGGAGACGCGGGACTGCGGGACAAGGTGCTGCGGGCCCTGCGGGAGAGCGGGGTGGACCTCGTGCCTTCGCGTATCGTGCTGATCACCGCTCTGCGTCAATTTCATTACATCTTCAATCCGGCCAGCTTTTTTTACTGTTACGACGCGTCGGACCGCCTTGCGTGCGTTCTGGTGCAGGTCAACAACACCTTTGGCGAGACCCACCTCTACGTGCTCACTCCCGGGGGAGAGCAGAGGAGTTTTGGCGCGGGAAAGGCTTTTCACGTCTCTCCGTTCTTTCCGCGTCGTGGACGCTACGAATTCATGTTCTCCGAACCCGGCGAAGAGCTTGCCGTCTCCATCACGTATTTTCTCGACGAACAGCCGGCTCTCAAGGCTTCGTTCACTGGCGTGGCACAGCTCATGACCGGGCGCAATCTGGCGCGGATGCTTATCAGGCATCCCCTGCGGGCGGTCCTGACTGTCCCGCGTATCGTGGCCCAGGCGGCGCGGCTGTATTTCCACAGGAAGCTTGCAGTCCATCCCAAGCCTGAACCCGTCTCGTCCATGACGATCCGTCAGGCTCCGCCCACGATGCTCGACAAGCTTGGCAAATGGGCGCTGGGGCGCTTCTTGCGACAACTGGATCATGGGCAGCTGACCCTTGGCCTTCCGGATGGCGGCGAAGAAGTTTTCGGTCTGCCCGGAACGAAGCCCACGGCCGAACTTGTGGTACACAGACCGCGTTTTTTCAGCCGCGTGATGCTGGCCGGGGACATCGGCTTTGGTGAAGCCTACGTCGACGGAGATTGGAGCAGCCCGGGGCTGGTCCGTCTGCTCTGCCTGCTGGCGCAGCGGGAGGATGTCCTGAACGACCGGCGTTTCTGGCCAGCCCTGGCGGGCAGAGCGCTCAATTTCGTGACGCATCTGCGCCGCCCCAACACGGTCGCCGGGAGTCGACGCAACATCGGCGAACATTACGATCTGGGAAATGATTTTTATCGGCTCTTTTTGGATTCGACCATGTCCTATTCTGGAGGCATCTTCAAAGACGTGGAGGATTCACTTGAAGATTCCCAGCTTGCCAAGATGCACGCCATCATCGACATGGCAGGCCTTGGTCCGGATGATGAGGTGCTCGAGATCGGCTGCGGCTGGGGCGGTTTCGCCTTGGAGGCCGTGCGGCGCACTGGGTGCCGGGTGACGGGCATCACCATCTCCAAAGAGCAGTTCGAGTGGGCCACGCGCAGGGTGCAGGAAGAGGGCATGGAGAAAAGCATCAGCATTCTGCTGACCGATTATCGGCACGTGCAGGGCAGTTTCAGCGCCATCGTTTCCATAGAGATGCTCGAGGCCGTGGGGCACCGCAATCTGCCGTTGTATTTTCAGACCCTTGACCGTCTGCTCGCTGCGGACGGACGGGCCGTGCTGCAGGTCATCACCATGCCTGACCAGAAATACCAGGCCTACCGTCTGGGCGCGGACTGGATCCGCAAGCACATATTTCCCGGAGGCCATTTGCCGTCCGTCGGGGCCATGTCCCGGGCCATGGGTACACGGAGCCGGCTTGGCATCACGCGCATGGACGACATCGGCCTGCATTACGCTCGCACCCTTGAGCTGTGGCGGCTTGCGCTCATTTCGCGGGGTGAAGAAGCCATGAAGCTGGGCTTTGATCGGAGGTTTTTGCGCAAGTGGGAATACTATTTCAGCTATTGCGAGGCAGGTTTTCGCAGCCGAACGGTGCGAAATTACCAGCTTCTGCTTTCTCGCATGGGTGAATCGAACGGGGTTTGCCGCACCTGA